The following nucleotide sequence is from Peribacillus sp. ACCC06369.
TTTCATATCACCTTTAGCCGAGTTAACCTGTGCTTGTGTGATGAAGAAACTTCCAGTGAGGTCGGCACCGCGCAAATCAGCGTCCCTAAAGTCTGCGCCGATAAGATCAGTCACTCTCATGTCAGCTTCTCTGAGGTCAGTTGCAATAAACAAGGCCCCTCTTAAATTCGCCCCTCTAAGGTCTGCACCTCTCAACTTTGCACCAATAAGGTCACTACCCCTGCCTATTTTGTTCTGTTTCTTTCGATTTCCATTTTTCTTATTTGGTACCTTTGCACGTACCAGTTCACTTGTGCGCAGAAGTAACTCATTAACGGTCGCTCTATGGGCTGGTACATTTAGATTCATGATAGCTTCTGGGCTTTGCTGAGTGAGATATTCCGTGTCCTCAAAAGCGGCCTGCAAATCTCGATGAAGAGGTTTCGCATCTTCTAAATTCAGTGCTTCATTCAAGTAGCAAAGCATTTCATGAAGTTGTTGCATAATAGGAAATACCTCGAACATTTCCTTTGCTGACGCTGGGTTATCTCTCCAATCGTTTCCTTCATAAGTGAGTTGAGATACCTTCTGACCTGCACCGAAGCATTCATATACCGTACAGCCTCGATATCCTTTTGCTCTGAGATTTTCATGGATGCCGCAACGATAATCCGATTGCAGGTTTGAACATGGTGTACCTCCATCTTTATCCAATGCAAAATCAGCAGATTTTGCATATGGCAAGGCTACACAGCACAAACCGAAACAATTCTCACAGTCTGCACGTAATTGATTAAGAATACTATCGTTATTCGTTAATTGATTAAACATACTTACACTTCCTTCTATAAAACCAATCGTTTCATACTAGTAGATTTTTTGTTTTCTACTATTTCATCAAAAATCCCAGCAATGCCGGGAAAATATCTGGGAATATTTCTTCATTGCTACAACACCCAAGGTCCCTTACAATCGTCACTCCTGCCCTTTCCCTATTATTAATAGAAGAAAATGGATTTATAAGTTCTTACTATAATGGTAGAATGTTAGCCTTTGACCCGTATCCGCACTAATTTCCTCATTAATCGAAATCCGTTCAAAACCGTTTTTCACCAAAACCTTTTGGGAGGCAATATTGTCGCTT
It contains:
- a CDS encoding pentapeptide repeat-containing protein, with product MFNQLTNNDSILNQLRADCENCFGLCCVALPYAKSADFALDKDGGTPCSNLQSDYRCGIHENLRAKGYRGCTVYECFGAGQKVSQLTYEGNDWRDNPASAKEMFEVFPIMQQLHEMLCYLNEALNLEDAKPLHRDLQAAFEDTEYLTQQSPEAIMNLNVPAHRATVNELLLRTSELVRAKVPNKKNGNRKKQNKIGRGSDLIGAKLRGADLRGANLRGALFIATDLREADMRVTDLIGADFRDADLRGADLTGSFFITQAQVNSAKGDMKTKLPLSLSIPDHWRKEG